The Lactuca sativa cultivar Salinas chromosome 2, Lsat_Salinas_v11, whole genome shotgun sequence genome includes a window with the following:
- the LOC111899763 gene encoding probable small nuclear ribonucleoprotein F, translated as MATVPVNPKPFLNNLTGKPVIVKLKWGMEYKGYLVSVDSYMNLQLANSEEYIDGQFTGNLGEILIRCNNVLYLRGVPEDEEIEEADRD; from the exons ATGGCT ACTGTACCAGTTAATCCGAAACCTTTCTTGAACAACTTGACTGGGAAGCCTGTGATTGTGAAGCTCAAGTGGGGAATGGAGTACAAAGGTTATCTTGTCTCTGTTGATTCATACATGAACTTGCAG TTGGCCAACTCTGAAGAATACATTGATGGGCAGTTTACTGGTAACCTTGGAGAGATTCTAATCAG ATGTAATAATGTTCTGTATTTACGAGGTGTTCCAGAGGATGAAGAAATAGAGGAAGCAGATCGTGATTAG